The window TGGTCGATCCAGAGGAGACGCGGGTCATATATTTGGCTTCGGCTCCTCCGGCTAATTACTATGAGTATCTGGAAGCTGATGCATCTGGTGCTCAACCTGATTTGATTACCAGGAAACAACTACTGGCAAAGCTGGGTTCACCAATTAGGACCATACGTTCATAGAACACCAACGTATGTCTGAGCATGGGAACCTGCTTCCCTTTCCATCGGCCCGACTTCGGTCGGGCCGATCTTTTGATGCAGTATAGTATTTCATATATTTCTAAACAATCCTCCTGTGGTTCTTGTTAGAGCGATATGGTGTGGCCTTCACCCCAGAAGACAGGCATGTCATGGGGACGGTAGTGCTACTGGTTGTAGCAATAGTAAAATATGACGAGCCTACTGTGGCTTGTATAAAAGAAATTAGCGGGAAGATGAGGTGGTCCGCTTGTGGGCCCTTTAAACGCAATGGGTCGCATTGAGGCTACGTTAAACGACAGTTAATCCAATAAAATCAGGCAGGCTAGAGCTAGTCGCTTGCCTATCACGCCGGAGGCCGCGAGTTCGAATCTCGTTGGCTCCGCCACTAGAAAGAAAAAGCCCTTACACAATCGTGTAAGGGCTTTTTCTTTGGTCAACTTGCAATATGGTTGAAGGGGCCTGCTGGTAGACCGACACTCGAGTCGTCATCACAAAATTATTTACTGGGATTGGAGGATGTAGAGTTTACAAAGATTTTCACCATCTTTCAGATAGTGCTCTCCAAATACCTCCACCACCTTCCAAATCCCGGCGTTGGCCAGTCTTTCCATTTCTTGGTCAATGAGCGGATTCCTATGCTCGCCGTATCGAAGAGAAAGCAGGATCATGCCTTCGGGTTTGGTGATTCGAGCCAATTCTGCGAGGTCATTCGGGGATGCTTCCCTTTTGACGAATGTGCCGACAGAGATGATGGCGTCATATGTGCTGCTTCCCATTGCTGGAAGTTCGTGGGGTGGCAGCTTGTCGATGACTGTAAAGCCTTTGTCTGCCAATGCTTTTTGGGTAGACTCATTGTCGTTTCCGTAGCAAAGGATACATACATCCTTTTCAGGAAAGTGGCGCCATAGTTTTCTGGCCGCAGACTCGTGAGCTAAATATTCCCATTGGAGATTGGAGTGCGCATTTTCTAATATCTTGTCGTACCGCCGTCTCAATTCAGCTATGTCGGTTGTTGTTATGACAAAAGACTCGGTGATTGTTTTTGACTTCATGGCTGAGACTTCTGGTTTGGGGCGTTTGAAATTACATGCCTGGTGTCATGCAGTTTCTTCATTGGAGTAGGTCTCGACACAGATAGAAACAAATTGAAAATCGTGCTGATCATGTGGCATCTTTGTTGTGTTGCAGTCATTCCTCAAGCTGCTCCCACAGGAGTTTGAGAGCTTCCAGCCAATCCATATAGTGTTTCATGGAGAGGGGAGTGTTTGGATGGGTCTTAAACCACCACTTTTGATACGCCTGGAAATTCTCTCTTTTCTCCAACTCGCTAATGCTGACTTCTGAGTTGGTGTTTCTCGGGAGCGGGAGCATGGCTGTTGAGATGGCTTTGGAACTGGTCTGCAAAGCCCACTTCAA of the Pseudodesulfovibrio sp. zrk46 genome contains:
- a CDS encoding class I SAM-dependent methyltransferase, translated to MKSKTITESFVITTTDIAELRRRYDKILENAHSNLQWEYLAHESAARKLWRHFPEKDVCILCYGNDNESTQKALADKGFTVIDKLPPHELPAMGSSTYDAIISVGTFVKREASPNDLAELARITKPEGMILLSLRYGEHRNPLIDQEMERLANAGIWKVVEVFGEHYLKDGENLCKLYILQSQ